A portion of the Pedobacter cryoconitis genome contains these proteins:
- a CDS encoding histidine phosphatase family protein: MKKTAFTILCIIYTLILPLFVKSQTKIFIIRHGEKQEKNENLNCKGLNRSLKLANVLAKKIGVPAAIYVPSLGNGNQTSHSRMFQTITPFAVKYDLSINSSFDGADYASIAKELKHKKGTVLLVWNHGNIPALAKALGIKHQKLSWNPKDFDSIWIITGSGKDKVLKTDQEGILPVADCPIF, from the coding sequence ATGAAAAAAACCGCCTTCACCATTCTTTGTATAATATACACCCTGATTTTACCATTATTCGTAAAATCGCAAACTAAAATTTTCATCATCCGTCATGGAGAAAAACAAGAAAAGAATGAAAACCTCAACTGTAAAGGGCTTAACCGGTCTTTAAAATTAGCCAATGTACTCGCTAAAAAGATTGGAGTTCCAGCTGCGATCTATGTACCTTCTTTAGGGAATGGGAACCAAACCAGCCATTCGCGCATGTTTCAGACTATTACCCCTTTTGCTGTTAAATACGATTTAAGTATCAACAGCAGTTTTGATGGCGCAGATTACGCCAGTATTGCTAAAGAACTTAAACATAAAAAAGGAACGGTACTATTAGTTTGGAACCATGGCAATATTCCTGCATTAGCCAAAGCGCTCGGAATCAAGCACCAAAAACTAAGCTGGAATCCAAAGGATTTCGACTCCATCTGGATCATTACAGGCAGTGGCAAAGACAAAGTGCTGAAAACAGATCAGGAAGGGATCTTGCCTGTCGCTGATTGCCCAATCTTTTAA
- a CDS encoding Fic family protein — protein MLYNWELPDWPYFRYRLDTIEPVLYTFATEAGVIDGMLQALPAYVQQEALLEIILLEAIKTSEIEGEFLSRQDLMSSIRNNLGLNEKQEAILDRKAMGVGQLMVDVRKTYKEPLSCEKLWSWHEILMSSYSTINKGVWRKGKEPMQVISGAMGRIKIHFQAPPSDEVNAEMEKFVTWFNETGPNGKGEIYSAPVRAAIAHLYFESIHPFEDGNGRLGRAIAEKALSQTLTKPIMMSLSKTIEADRKAYYKALGDAQQHNEITDWLTYFVNIVLKAQQEARQTIDFTLKKTMFFDRYMKILNERQLKVINRIFEAGLDGFQGGMTAKKYMSIVKTSKATATRDLQTLAEMGILTSFGAGRNVHYELQLK, from the coding sequence ATGCTCTATAATTGGGAATTACCTGACTGGCCATACTTTCGTTATCGGCTCGATACAATTGAACCTGTGCTTTATACTTTTGCAACAGAAGCAGGAGTGATAGATGGAATGCTGCAAGCTCTTCCTGCTTATGTACAGCAAGAAGCCTTGTTGGAAATTATTTTGCTCGAAGCTATCAAAACTTCAGAGATCGAAGGTGAATTTTTAAGCAGACAAGATCTGATGTCTTCTATCCGTAATAATTTAGGACTAAATGAAAAGCAAGAGGCTATTCTCGATCGAAAGGCTATGGGAGTGGGACAATTGATGGTCGATGTCCGGAAAACGTATAAAGAGCCACTAAGTTGCGAGAAACTGTGGAGCTGGCATGAAATATTGATGTCTTCTTATAGTACAATAAATAAAGGAGTTTGGAGGAAAGGTAAAGAACCCATGCAGGTGATCTCAGGTGCTATGGGTAGGATAAAAATACATTTTCAGGCACCACCATCTGACGAGGTTAACGCAGAAATGGAGAAATTTGTGACCTGGTTTAATGAAACTGGGCCAAATGGAAAAGGAGAAATTTACAGTGCTCCGGTAAGAGCTGCTATTGCACATTTATATTTTGAAAGTATTCATCCTTTTGAAGATGGTAATGGGCGCTTAGGGCGGGCAATTGCAGAAAAAGCCTTGTCACAAACACTGACTAAGCCAATTATGATGAGTCTTTCAAAAACGATTGAAGCTGATAGAAAAGCTTACTACAAAGCTTTGGGAGATGCACAACAGCATAATGAAATTACAGATTGGTTGACATACTTTGTTAATATTGTGTTGAAAGCGCAACAGGAGGCACGTCAAACTATAGACTTCACATTGAAAAAAACGATGTTTTTTGATCGTTACATGAAAATATTAAATGAAAGGCAGCTAAAAGTGATCAACAGGATATTTGAAGCTGGTCTGGATGGTTTTCAAGGAGGGATGACTGCTAAGAAATATATGAGCATAGTTAAAACTTCAAAAGCAACCGCAACACGTGATTTGCAAACATTGGCCGAAATGGGTATTTTAACTTCCTTTGGAGCAGGGAGAAATGTGCATTACGAATTACAATTGAAATAA